From Mycobacterium lacus, one genomic window encodes:
- a CDS encoding fatty acyl-AMP ligase, whose amino-acid sequence MSIVTREMRSVAASSPRGLTVGSLANSRRLSWSEVHDQAKRMAGNLAVGGVGRHGSVAVLATDAADVASLAQAIWLRRAALTMLQQPTPRTDPAVWLADTVRAIRMIHADMVVVGEPFLMAMGPLSAHNVAVCTVDSLRAGEPIEPDDADEAEEADIALRQLTSGSTGAPKAVEISHANLAANTVALCDALDIDTDQDVMASWLPLSHDMGMIAFVQFPMQVGVETVVVPPDQFLRRPLLWAELISKHRATITSGPNFAYSVLARVLHRAHPSGIDLSSLRVAVNGAEPIDHRDLANFATAGARFGLRPSAMTPAYGLAEATLVVSMAQLHGGATVDSISAQDLKEAHRARPVLDDSQNAQHVVCLGFPVTGMDVRVTRDGTALGPREIGAVELRGPAIAGSCLTSDGVVPLTGGDGWFDSGDLGYLDDEGRIYVCGRTKDVIVMAGANLYPHDIERAAETVDGVRKGCVIAVRIDAEREGFAVLAEVHTPDDETVRQRIGRDIIATVNRRVGHAPRELRLLPPGTLPKTASGKLRRNTARELLLQQTIGAATTRTPAEPPTQASAGKPGGLAASPTPARSR is encoded by the coding sequence ATGAGCATCGTGACCCGCGAAATGCGTTCGGTTGCGGCATCGTCACCCCGCGGGTTAACCGTGGGCAGCCTTGCGAATTCCCGGCGGCTGAGCTGGAGCGAAGTCCACGATCAGGCGAAGCGGATGGCCGGCAATTTAGCCGTCGGGGGAGTTGGCCGCCATGGGTCGGTCGCCGTACTGGCCACAGACGCGGCGGATGTGGCATCGCTCGCACAGGCGATCTGGCTGCGCCGCGCCGCGCTGACGATGCTCCAACAACCGACACCACGCACCGACCCAGCCGTGTGGCTGGCCGACACCGTGCGCGCGATCCGGATGATCCACGCGGACATGGTCGTGGTCGGGGAGCCCTTTTTGATGGCGATGGGTCCGCTGTCGGCCCACAACGTGGCCGTCTGCACGGTCGATTCGCTGCGCGCCGGCGAACCGATTGAGCCCGACGACGCGGATGAGGCCGAGGAGGCGGACATCGCGCTGCGCCAGCTGACGTCGGGATCGACGGGCGCGCCTAAGGCCGTCGAAATCAGTCACGCCAATCTCGCCGCCAACACCGTCGCACTGTGCGATGCGCTCGACATAGACACCGACCAGGACGTCATGGCCAGCTGGCTGCCGCTCTCGCACGACATGGGCATGATCGCGTTCGTGCAGTTCCCCATGCAGGTGGGTGTGGAAACCGTCGTGGTCCCGCCCGACCAGTTCTTGCGGCGACCACTTCTATGGGCCGAGTTGATCAGCAAGCACCGAGCGACCATTACTTCCGGCCCAAACTTCGCGTACTCCGTGTTGGCCCGTGTTCTGCATCGTGCCCACCCCAGCGGGATCGACCTCTCGTCGCTGCGCGTCGCGGTGAACGGGGCCGAACCCATCGACCACCGAGATCTGGCGAACTTCGCCACTGCCGGGGCCCGCTTTGGACTGAGGCCGAGCGCAATGACACCCGCGTATGGCCTCGCCGAGGCCACCCTGGTGGTGTCGATGGCGCAACTTCATGGCGGGGCGACTGTCGACTCGATCTCCGCGCAGGATCTCAAGGAGGCACACCGCGCGCGGCCGGTTCTCGACGACTCGCAGAACGCGCAGCACGTCGTGTGTCTGGGGTTCCCGGTCACGGGCATGGACGTGCGCGTCACCCGAGACGGAACGGCGCTGGGACCCAGGGAAATCGGCGCCGTGGAACTTCGCGGTCCTGCGATCGCTGGCAGTTGCCTCACGTCGGACGGGGTGGTTCCGCTCACCGGCGGTGACGGCTGGTTCGACAGCGGCGACCTGGGCTACCTCGACGACGAGGGGCGGATCTATGTGTGCGGTCGCACCAAGGATGTCATCGTCATGGCCGGGGCGAACCTCTATCCCCACGACATCGAGCGCGCCGCAGAGACCGTCGACGGTGTGCGCAAGGGCTGCGTGATCGCGGTGCGCATCGACGCCGAGCGGGAGGGCTTCGCAGTGCTCGCCGAGGTTCACACCCCCGACGACGAGACCGTGCGCCAGCGCATTGGCCGCGACATCATAGCCACCGTGAACCGCCGAGTCGGGCACGCACCGCGCGAGTTGCGGCTGCTGCCCCCCGGAACCTTGCCGAAGACAGCCTCGGGCAAGCTGCGTCGCAACACCGCTCGAGAACTGTTGCTGCAGCAAACAATCGGCGCAGCGACTACGAGGACACCGGCCGAGCCCCCAACACAGGCCAGCGCCGGTAAGCCAGGCGGACTCGCGGCATCACCGACGCCCGCCCGATCACGCTAG
- the pheT gene encoding phenylalanine--tRNA ligase subunit beta, with translation MRVPHSWLREIVAVGAPGWDVAPSDLEQTLVRIGHEVEEVITLGPVEGPLTVGRVADIEELTDFKKPIRACGVDIGDGRHREIVCGATNFVVGDLVVVALPGTTLPGGFAITARKTYGRNSDGMICSSAELGLGADHSGILVLPPGTAEPGADGGELLGLDDVVYHLAITPDRGYCMSVRGLAREIACAYDLDFVDPASVPPLPVRGPAWPLTVQAETGVRRFALRPVTGIDPAAVSPWWLQRRLLLCGIRATSPAVDVTNYVMLELGHPMHAHDRNRITGGLGVRFARPGETVVTLDDVERRLDPADVLIVDDVATAAIGGVMGAATTEVRADSTDVLLEAAVWDAAAVSRTQRRLHLPSEAARRYERSVDPAISVAALDRCAALLAEIAGGAVSPTLTDWRGDPPRDDWSLPPIRMAVDLPDRIAGAAYAPGTTAGRLRQIGAAVAQEGDDLIVTPPSWRPDLLQSADLVEEVLRLEGLEVVPSVLPSAPAGRGLSPKQKRRRAIGKSLAQSGYVEILTTPFLPAGVFDLWGLPTDDPRRSTTHVLNPLEADRPQLATTLLPALLEALGRNVSRGLVDVALFAVAQVVQPTEQTRGVELIPVHRRPTDEEIAMLDSSLPRQPQHVAAVLTGLREPRGPWGPGRPVEAADAFEAVRIVARASGVDVVLRAARYLPWHPGRCAEVLVGETPVGHAGQLHPAVIERSGLPEGTCAIELNLDAIPIVELLPAPRVSPFPAVFQDVSLVVPADVPAQTVEDAVREGAGELLEDIRLFDVFTGPQIGEEHKSLTFALRFRAPDRTLTEDDASAARDAAVQCASERVGAVLRS, from the coding sequence ATGCGCGTTCCTCATAGCTGGCTGCGTGAAATAGTTGCGGTCGGAGCGCCCGGATGGGACGTTGCGCCAAGCGATCTCGAGCAGACGCTGGTGCGCATTGGCCACGAAGTCGAGGAGGTGATAACCCTCGGTCCGGTGGAAGGCCCATTGACCGTGGGGCGGGTGGCCGACATCGAAGAGCTGACCGACTTCAAAAAGCCGATCCGGGCTTGCGGGGTGGACATCGGTGACGGCAGACATCGTGAAATTGTTTGTGGTGCGACTAATTTCGTGGTTGGGGACCTGGTTGTTGTGGCATTGCCCGGCACCACGCTGCCCGGCGGGTTCGCCATCACGGCCCGCAAGACCTACGGCCGCAACTCCGACGGGATGATCTGTTCTTCGGCCGAACTCGGTTTGGGGGCAGACCATTCCGGGATCCTGGTGCTACCGCCCGGAACCGCCGAACCCGGAGCCGACGGTGGCGAGCTGCTCGGATTGGACGATGTGGTCTACCACTTGGCCATCACGCCCGACCGCGGTTACTGCATGTCAGTGCGCGGCTTGGCCCGCGAGATCGCATGCGCCTACGACCTCGACTTCGTCGACCCGGCCAGCGTGCCCCCGTTGCCCGTCCGGGGACCGGCATGGCCGTTGACGGTGCAGGCCGAAACGGGGGTGCGCCGGTTCGCGCTGCGCCCGGTCACGGGGATCGACCCAGCGGCCGTGTCGCCCTGGTGGCTGCAGCGCCGGCTGCTGCTGTGCGGCATCCGCGCCACCTCCCCGGCGGTGGACGTGACCAACTACGTGATGCTCGAACTGGGCCACCCGATGCATGCGCACGACCGCAACCGGATCACCGGCGGCTTGGGGGTTCGGTTTGCCCGGCCCGGCGAGACCGTCGTCACCCTCGATGACGTCGAGCGCCGGCTGGACCCAGCCGATGTGCTCATCGTCGACGACGTCGCGACCGCGGCGATCGGCGGCGTGATGGGGGCCGCAACCACCGAGGTGCGCGCCGATTCCACGGACGTCCTGCTGGAGGCCGCGGTGTGGGACGCGGCGGCGGTGTCGCGCACCCAGCGGCGGTTGCACCTGCCCAGCGAGGCCGCCCGCCGCTACGAACGCTCGGTGGACCCGGCCATTTCGGTGGCCGCCCTGGACCGCTGCGCCGCGCTGCTCGCCGAGATCGCCGGGGGAGCGGTTTCGCCCACCCTGACCGACTGGCGGGGCGACCCGCCACGTGATGACTGGTCATTGCCGCCGATCCGGATGGCAGTGGACCTGCCGGACCGCATCGCCGGGGCGGCGTATGCGCCGGGAACCACCGCCGGGCGGCTGCGGCAGATCGGCGCTGCGGTGGCCCAAGAGGGCGACGATCTGATCGTGACCCCGCCCAGTTGGCGACCGGATCTGCTGCAGTCCGCCGATCTTGTCGAGGAGGTGCTGCGGTTGGAGGGACTGGAGGTCGTTCCCTCGGTGCTGCCGTCGGCGCCCGCGGGCCGCGGGCTCAGCCCCAAACAAAAGCGTCGCCGCGCGATTGGCAAGTCGCTGGCGCAATCCGGCTATGTCGAGATCCTCACCACCCCCTTTCTGCCCGCCGGTGTGTTCGACCTGTGGGGGCTGCCCACCGACGATCCTCGACGCAGCACGACGCACGTGCTCAACCCGCTGGAGGCCGATCGTCCGCAGCTGGCCACCACGCTGCTGCCGGCTCTGCTGGAAGCGTTGGGGCGCAACGTATCCCGAGGCCTCGTCGACGTGGCGCTGTTCGCCGTCGCGCAGGTGGTCCAGCCGACCGAGCAGACTCGCGGCGTGGAGCTCATCCCGGTCCACCGGCGGCCCACCGATGAGGAGATCGCCATGCTGGACAGCTCCCTGCCCCGCCAACCCCAGCACGTCGCCGCGGTGCTCACCGGGCTGCGTGAGCCGCGAGGCCCGTGGGGGCCCGGCCGTCCCGTCGAAGCCGCGGACGCTTTTGAAGCCGTGCGAATCGTCGCGCGCGCCAGCGGAGTCGACGTGGTTCTGCGGGCGGCGCGGTACCTGCCGTGGCACCCGGGCCGGTGCGCCGAAGTGCTTGTCGGGGAAACCCCCGTCGGGCACGCGGGGCAGTTGCACCCGGCGGTGATCGAGCGCTCGGGCCTACCGGAGGGCACCTGCGCTATTGAGCTGAACCTGGACGCGATTCCCATCGTGGAGCTGCTCCCGGCGCCCAGAGTGTCGCCGTTCCCGGCCGTCTTTCAGGACGTCAGCCTGGTGGTGCCCGCCGACGTGCCCGCGCAGACCGTGGAGGACGCGGTTCGCGAGGGGGCCGGCGAACTGCTCGAAGACATCCGGTTGTTCGACGTGTTCACCGGCCCGCAGATCGGTGAGGAGCACAAGTCGTTGACGTTCGCGCTGCGGTTCCGGGCCCCGGACCGCACGCTGACCGAAGACGACGCCAGCGCGGCGCGCGATGCCGCGGTGCAGTGCGCGTCCGAACGTGTCGGCGCCGTGTTGCGCAGCTGA
- the pheS gene encoding phenylalanine--tRNA ligase subunit alpha, whose translation MGDQPVDLSPEALAKAVNAAQQAIALADSLDALARIKTEHLGDRSALALARQALASLPREERADVGKRVNLARADAQRSYDERLATLRAERDAAVLIAERIDVTLPSTRQPPGARHPITILAEHIADTFVAMGWELAEGPEVETEQFNFDALNFPADHPARSEQDTFYIAPEDSRQLLRTHTSPVQVRALLERELPVYIISIGRTFRTDELDATHTPVFHQVEGLAVDRGLSMAHLRGTLDAFARAEFGPAARTRIRPHFFPFTEPSAEFDVWFADKKGGADWVEWGGCGMVHPNVLRAAGIDPEIYSGFAFGMGLERTLQFRNGIPDMRDMVEGDMRFSLPFGVGA comes from the coding sequence GTGGGTGATCAACCCGTCGACCTGTCGCCGGAAGCACTGGCGAAGGCGGTCAACGCCGCCCAGCAGGCCATCGCGCTGGCGGACAGCCTTGATGCGCTGGCCCGAATCAAGACCGAGCACCTCGGTGACCGCTCGGCGCTGGCGCTGGCGCGCCAGGCATTGGCCAGCCTGCCCAGGGAAGAGCGCGCCGACGTCGGCAAGCGGGTCAATCTCGCCCGCGCCGACGCGCAGCGCAGCTATGACGAACGGTTGGCGACGCTGCGCGCGGAGCGTGACGCGGCCGTGCTGATCGCCGAGCGCATCGACGTCACACTGCCCTCGACCCGGCAGCCGCCCGGCGCCCGGCATCCGATCACGATATTGGCCGAGCACATCGCCGATACCTTCGTCGCGATGGGATGGGAACTGGCCGAGGGCCCCGAGGTCGAGACCGAGCAGTTCAATTTCGATGCCCTGAACTTCCCCGCCGATCACCCCGCGCGCAGCGAACAAGACACGTTCTACATCGCGCCGGAGGATTCCCGCCAGCTGCTGCGCACCCATACCTCACCGGTGCAGGTGCGCGCCCTGTTAGAGCGCGAATTGCCGGTCTACATCATCTCGATCGGCCGTACCTTCCGGACCGACGAGCTCGACGCCACCCACACGCCCGTCTTCCACCAGGTCGAGGGTTTAGCGGTGGATCGCGGTCTGTCGATGGCGCATCTGCGTGGAACGCTGGACGCCTTCGCACGTGCCGAGTTCGGCCCGGCCGCGCGCACCCGGATCCGGCCGCATTTCTTCCCGTTCACCGAACCGTCCGCCGAGTTCGACGTGTGGTTTGCCGACAAGAAGGGCGGCGCCGACTGGGTGGAGTGGGGCGGCTGCGGAATGGTGCATCCAAACGTTTTGCGGGCCGCGGGAATTGACCCAGAGATCTACTCGGGCTTCGCGTTCGGGATGGGGCTGGAACGAACCCTGCAGTTCCGCAACGGCATTCCCGACATGCGCGACATGGTCGAGGGTGACATGCGATTCTCGTTGCCGTTCGGGGTGGGCGCCTGA